The genomic segment GATGAGTGAGCCAAGCTGTTCCAGCAGATGCCcttcaaagacattttctggACAATGAGAGCATGTTTTGGGGAGGATCAGCAGGCATAATCTGACACACCACTCACATGCGGTTAGCTTGTCTGAAACTTCACAATTCTCAAGCTGGGTTTTTTCAAGTTATAAttgttttagaaattatttccttccttcattcaaattatatttttcctttacttctaTTTGCACAGTTGAAGCAGTAACTATCAGGTAAGCCCAAAACCAAGGTTTGTTTAGTcatatgaatttttttttttttttggtttgttttagaaaacacaAGTGGTGAAAATCTTCCTTTATGGCTGAAACCGAAAATTCAGAAACTATTCTGAAAAAGTTCTCACTGACCTCCTAACCTCTCCAGGTACACAGAGATTTTTAGGGTTTCAGGGTTTTAGTCccagaggaaacaaaaagtgTCTCAAGTTTACAGTCTGTAAAATTCTAGTTCCATACCTGCTCTCTAAAATTCCATCTTCGGTATTCTTTTAAAGCTATATCAAATTATTTTAGCCCTCCAAATGTCCCTTCAAGCTGTGTCTAAATTCATTCTAGCTTATCAAGAACTTTCTCTCCCAGTGCAATCAGTTTAAAAGAACAAACCCTCAAACTAACTTAAGAAAAGTTACATATTCATGAGATCTGCTACCTTTATAgtaaatctgtttgttttacagaCTAAAAAGGTTTCTATCTTTTATATCTTATTTATAACATTTAATCTCGTTAATACTAAGACGTTAGTCAATGACACCTTGGGATAATAGGCTTATTTTATCACAGTATCGCAGTTCTGTTATCAGCATTGTTGTTCCACTTTGTAGAATGTTTATTACTGACACAGAAACAAGTCGTTCTGCTGAGACATTCAGCTCAGTTCCACGGCTGGCTGCaagattttattgttattatgatttatttttaaatgcgAGAACTGAATTTCATCTGAGAGTGATTCAGAGGCAGCATCTATGGGAACTTGGGATGTCATATTTAAGGTTActgtaaaataagtaaataaatataaccATACTCTACTAGAATCAAGTGTTTATACAAATCATGTGCAAAAGTACTATAAAAACACTCAAAAGCGGTATTGAACAAATAAGAGAACTGTCTTTCACCTGAATAGCATCTGGAATTGTCTATTACTTATTAAGAGAACACATCGAATCTAAGCACGTGAAGAGACACACTCATACCGGCTTACTTCCAGACAAGAGCTCCTACCTGATGAAGAAGAGAATTGTTCATCAGTCCTTGTGTCCCTGGGATTGCACCAGTGTGTTTTGCATGAACATTATTCACCGATGACAATTTGGCAACTTTGTTtgacttgctgctgctgctgctgctgtttagGCTGCTTGAACCAGGTgagcactttcttttctttcctattagTTTGTCAAGGGAAGTATGCGAATGTGAAAAACTGCTGTGCGAGTTTACAGTCAGCTCACTGGACTGATGAACAAATGGCCCTAAGGAAAGAGTGGAATCGCTGCTGTTCATCATCACACTCATTCTTTTTATCGATTCTGCAGGGCTCCCGGTAGGAGGACCCCTCCCTGATTGGTCATGTTTGAGGCTAACAGAGTTAGCTTTGCTAGTCATACAATTGAGGCCAACACTGTGGGACGAAGACGTCACCGATGGATGATAGGAGGTCCCAGAGTTTCCAGAGTTAACCACACAGTTTTTTCTAAAGGACTCTGTGGAATGAGAAGGTGCTAGCAGTGCGGAACTGTTTTTACGCTTCTTTCCTGAGCCGCCGCTGCTACTGACGCTGCCGGTACTGTTACAGGTGCCACTGCCAGCAGAAGATTCCTTAGGTTTAAAAGATTTGCTGGATTTCAGCTTCTGAGGTTTGCTGGGCATAGGTGAAGGTACAGAGGAAAGCACTGTAGGTGTTGAAGGGGATGAAGACACTTGTCTTGATTGCATACTGCAGACAGGATCCACTGCACCCAGAGTAGAAGGATTTGCATTTAGTGTAGTTCCGTGTGATGGTACCGATTTGCTGTTCAGGGACATACAGGAAGGAGACACCAGTGCTGGCGATGACATAACCGTGGTGGGTAAGAGGAAACCTGCTGCGCTGACACCGTACTGTGAAGCAGGCATCGAGTTTGTCCGATGTGGTGCACGAACTGACGTTGTGTTACTAGATGCTGGAGGAATTTTCCTGcgggtaaaaagaaaaacaaaaacccaggTAGCAACCATTCTCTGGAATAATACCCAGTCCAGTAAATACTGTCTTAGAGCAACTGTATCTTGAGATCGATTAACgacactaaaatattttaccaaTAGTTAattattgccaaaaaaaaagaaaagtaaagcatACACTATCAATCTCTGACTTCATTAATCTGAACAGCGACTTGCTTTGCTGTAACTAGAATCACAGGCTATACACATTTCTACAACAATCAGGAATAATCAGAACTTCGATTTTTACTCACTTCCACATCTGAGAATTAAGATGCTTCTCCACCATGAAGTTAAGTGCACATCGAATATGGTTCCACCGCTTGTCAAACACGTAATAACCTCTTCCAATTTGCCGACTACCAAAtgtgcaaaactgaaaagacaGGTTTTTATTGGCATTTCCTACTTTCAGTGACAACTCTCTGAACAACAACACACTTGCctagaaaaatatatgttaaacgaatatatatttttttgtttaaaccCAGgataaaaaaatttacatttgatTTCCAATTTCTACATTATAACcactattttaaatttttggCCATAGTACATTGGGATCATTTCTTTCCCCATCTGAAATTCCCATATTTATGATGAATGCAGCAATTAGATTTGAATCCCTCTGATTAAACAGAGAAGGACAATAGTGTATTTCACATttctatatatatgtgtgtgtacatacacactcaggtatatacacacacacgtaaCATTCCCTTCTGAGGAGCTGTCAGCTATTTGCTCATAgcctgtttaaaaacaacaacaaaaaagtaaggCTAGGCCTATAGATAAAGTAAATGGTTTAAGAAGACAGAAATTAGAGGGAAGGTTCATCTACTGCACCTTACGGTTCATTTCTTCAAGTAGCCTGTTAACATTTTGTTGAAGGCAAAGATAATAGATCAGCCTCACGTGAAAGATGTCTGTTAGCATACTGCAAGAAACAACttgcaataataaaaaaaaaggtatttgatGGTTCAAAAAATGAATCTATGAGTTTTGCCAagtgcagaaatatttcagtattttgtgtttgaaaaaaGATAAGTACACCATATATGCCAGCTTTTGTcaagatttaaatatttaaaaccacaTTATTGCTACCTTCACTGTGACAACTGGCACCTTGAGTAAAAATGTCAGGGGAAAAAGAATTCTAGTAATAAAATCTCACTAAAAAGGCATTATTTGCATGTCCTTATTCCACAGCTATTATTTCCTGGAAATGTCACATGCCTTCCTACCCCAAAACTACAGCCCTATAGAGCAGTTACCAATTTCTTTAGTACTTCtgcaatttgatttcttttgtatGGCAGCAGGGAGGCCCAAACATATTTCTTTGGCATATTTACTTTGCAAATACGCTGATATCATCACTATTGATTagacaacaaaataatttgcttaaaatctgaaaaaaaaaccaccacaaacacaATAGAAAGCCACCCTTAAGCCCCCCAGGTTATTTGTTTACAAATTCAGAGCCAGTGAGAGACCAAGGTTAACTTTTACTTAACACATACAGCGGCTGGTTGAGGATGATGACCTGAATAGTGACAATCCAGTTTTTCAACAGGCTCTTCTTTTTCATCACATTCTCCCTCATCACTGGATAACCGAGATGCTGGCTCAGCTGCAGGCAAGGGAGGGTGAGGGGATTCGTGGACAGAAGGAGAATCGCTAGGGGCATTTCCACTGTGCTGGGCTGGACAGCCTGGAGGCCTGGGCAAGGTAAGCAGTAAAGGTGTTATTGAGGCGAGGCTCGTCAACAAGCACTTCATAGTGGATGTTTCAACACTGACACAAGGAAATTTACATTAACTGATGCCCAATATTTTCAAGAGTCTCGTAACACATCTACCGAGAGAAAGGCGAGGAGTTATTGTACCCCTGGAAAAGCAGCATTGCCCAATTGTTGCAGAACTGCTTTAATTGATGCAAGTCAGCCTCTGCTATTTCAAACTCCAAACCCTCCTTGCTATGAGGTTACAGCCCAGCATGTAATTGCTAATTGCAGACAGACAGTCACCAGGCCTAGAGCAAAAATGCTACCCCATCCAACAGATCCCTATCTCTCTTTCAAAATCCACGTGATGAAGCTACCAGCATTAATTTCGTACTATTGGATATGCAGATTTTCCTTACCTTGGAAGACTGGGGGGGTGAGGTTTGGGTTTATTAGGTAATAAAGGCTTTGATTCTGTAAGAGTAACTCCATGAGAATTTTGGTGCAGCTCCTGGGAAGTTTTAGTAGGTGAGGGATGTGGTTCCCTGAGAGGGGGCATCTGCTGATGATGATCCGAATGTCGAAGAAGTTCCTTTtccctggttttgcttttgtgctCGGCTAACAACACATCGAATCGTTTTCTTCGACCCTGTACAGCCCTCCGCTGGGTTAAGGAATGTGTCTGCAAATCCATGAATAAATCATTAATCCCAGGCTATTAGATCTGTGGAAATTACACACTCAAAACACATGTCTAGAGCTCTAGAATACAGACAATAATCACATTTGTGGTTTAGTAAATAAGTGGAAGAATGACTTATAAAACAaacttggaatttttttttgtggatgaTTACATGTCTTCCTgatacaaaataatgaaaaacagcacTTGAGTTCAAAACTTCTTCCaaagttcttcctttttttttttttaaagaagaaactaCCAAAGAAACTGTTCTTATAATGCTAAGACTGGAATTACAAATCtttttaacattgtttttgATATTCTAACTGCCAATATGGTATCTGTTCTTCTCACCCTAGTGCACAACcaaaaaataccaaatatttactttcacttaaaatatttaacacaaTAAAACTTAAAATCAGACTTGTAACGGGagacactaaaaatatttataaaaattatttacttcCTTCTGTTTACTAATATATtccttgaaaacaaatattttccaatgTAATAGAGGAGGtattacagaatgaaaaaaaaaatacagcagaatcCACAGTCAGACAGAACTCAAAGTCCTTTGAGCCTTTGAGCATCCTGAACTCTGCACAGAGTAAGACATACATTGTACAAATTCTAGGTAAAGTGAAATAGGtgtaagctattttttttttttttgaattgttgAAGTCACATACTATACCTTATTTTCATATGGCATAAAAGGTTTGATTGGCTAATTTTCATAGGTAAAAATATTATCATGTAAATTAGATACAAATAGCaactcagaaaaatattttgagtagGTGCAATATAAACAATTgctgagaaacatttttactttctcttaaaaaattTTGGTTTCTCTAATTCTCCTGTAAAATCTTGAaactttttcccttctctattAGCAAAAGGATTGCCTCCCCACTGTAATTCCAAAAGGGCAATGTGTTCAAGTTCAGTTCCTGCGGGTCATTAGCGCCAGCTTCATGTACCTTTGTTCTGGAGGTGGTTTATTTACCAGATGCTTCCTCTACCGACAGTTTAGCTGCTTTGCATAAAAAAGGCTAAATATTATACAATTGCATAGGATCTGGATTTTTGGTTCTTTGGGACTTACACACCCTACCCTCCAAGACTTTCGAGCAAAATAACACATTTAAGCTGATCGAAAGTTTTTTAAAGATAGTTTAATTTAGAGTTTGACCTCTAGGCATACTCCATAGCTTTCTCAGAAGACTCATTTCTGAGTAAGCTGTGTAGGTAAATCCAGCAGCACTGGCATTTGCACAAATACCTGCTAAGTatctgctgcaggctctggtggggaaaaggaaaggagtgAGAGTGGGGGGAGCTTGATTTATCAGAATCACACATAAACAAGTAATACTTCTAATGCTTATGAcgaaattttaaaaatccatggTCTGTAACCCAAAGATTATCCCCCAAAAGAACATGCTGGCCCCTCTAGTACATTCATGGGGAGTAACATAATTGTTTCCATGTCAGCATCCATGTAAAAGGTTTATTCAAATATAAAGATCTCCGGGTTACTGTGGGAACTAAGTTTTTGGATAAACGATTGGCTTAACTTTGAAAACAATTCCTTCATGGTCCTAGATAATATGCTTTGAGAGGGACCATTTACAGTGGCAATTACTGACAGAAGAAATTTGTAGTTTTCTGTCACATTCCCTAGGTAATTAAATGTGAACTTTACAAAATCTTATTCTGATTAAGACATCCTACCTTGCATGTCAAAGACCTAGTACAGGGTTTCTTGGTTTCCACATCAATGACACCACAGTATATATCAGGATCAAATTCTCTCTCTGTCAAAGGTGCACAAATATGCCAATTATTGAAAACAGCTTTCATAAAGACATCTTGAAATACtgacatttatttgctttagaaAATTTAACCATACTggaaattgttttcaaatataaCACATCTTAAAGCTAAGAACTGATAGGCCTGTAACACCTGgatgttttctgaaagcaacAGACACATTTCATGTTGTTTGCATCCTTTACGAACACGTCAAGCTAAATTTAAATTCTAGTACGTAAATGTACCTAATTACAACTTAATGttataaaagtaaatatttacttctgaagcttatttttatatatcttatatgtatattttgtatatttttatgtatacactaataagaaaaatatagcaaaaaatatttaaaagtaattaccTGACAATCTTTTATGTAAAAATTTcctattatttgtattttcttcaggtttcttttccaaaaatggAGGCACAGAGAGAAGACCTTTACCATTCAGTATCTGTCCAGGGGAAGGCAAGGGTGGCTTTGGTATTGAGGGACAATTAAGGCCAGTCTTTATTGAGGAACTCACAGTAGTAGAACAAGTTGGACCAACAGCAGTTTTCAGTTGGGCACCATCTATCTTTGGATGAATCTTTTCCACTTTGACAGATGGAGTCATactattatttatgaaaaagaaggggggaaaaattgTAAATGATAGTATCATGAGTCATAAATTACAAGAAgtacttaaaatatattactcAATACTCTGATCTATTCACAGTTCAATTTTAGACCTAAATTGTTTATTCccagttttcttatttttattctttttcttatttattttcacatttgtgGTGATGTCCACTATCTCTTCTGTGCTCTTGTCCCCATTTCCTTGGAAGTATTTCAGCGACAACAGAAACTACAGAAACTCACTTACAATGAAAGTATGCAGATTGGATCAAAGAATAAAGACCCCCTAGTAGAACGGCCTTTATTTATAATGATTCAAGCTGCATCTTTGCAAGTGTCTCGTTCGACAGTTTCATCAGTATACCTATAATCTTAGACTATGCTGCTGGAAAAGATCTGGAGGAGTTTAAAGTGGTCTCTCTCAAAGCAAAAATCCTCTGAAACAAAAGGAAGTTCTACTGATACAGCAGTTTCTATGCACgtaataatatttaattctttGTCAAAATGCATACTCACATTTTATCATGGGGAACTTTGCTATGCTGTACCGGATGCATTAACCTGTTGTTTCCGCTGATCTGCAGCTTGTCTTTGGGTAACTTCAACAACTTGGAATTTGATGATGACGATGCACTAGTACCTCCACTGGATGAACGATTGCTACCACTTCCAGTGCTACCTTTGTTTTTTGAAGGGAAAGatgaaatgatggaaaatactgaagaggagggaggagtCAAAGGCGGcttgctggaggagctgtgtcttctttctgaaaaggagaaaaaaaaagggggttttaAACTCCCACAGCCCATGCAGAAACAATTCGTTAATACTTCATGTTGTCGTTTACTCcattaacatttttcctttattggCTTGGGAGGTCCTCTGCCACACACGGAGCAGAGAGGATTCAAGCCTCACTATAAACCATGAGGCTCCATTCATTGTTGGTCCCCAGTCAGTTACAGGAGTCTCTTTTAACTTTGTGAGCTACATTCCTCAGCCACTAAAGCTTAACTTTTAGTATACGCTTcccactctctctctctctctctctctctctctgtccatCTTACAGAACAAGAAAGTGAGAATCAAACCCAGACCTCCGACACACAAAGCAAAGAGACCCCTATCCTCAGGCCAAGCAAGCCTGAATATCAGATCTCCTAAAGGAGTAACAATTACCTGTTAGTGTGTCATCCA from the Anser cygnoides isolate HZ-2024a breed goose chromosome 10, Taihu_goose_T2T_genome, whole genome shotgun sequence genome contains:
- the ATXN7 gene encoding ataxin-7 isoform X3, with product MPIFGLCPAHDDFYLVMCNHCNQVVKPQAFQSHYERRHSSSSKPPLTPPSSSVFSIISSFPSKNKGSTGSGSNRSSSGGTSASSSSNSKLLKLPKDKLQISGNNRLMHPVQHSKVPHDKIMTPSVKVEKIHPKIDGAQLKTAVGPTCSTTVSSSIKTGLNCPSIPKPPLPSPGQILNGKGLLSVPPFLEKKPEENTNNRKFLHKRLSEREFDPDIYCGVIDVETKKPCTRSLTCKTHSLTQRRAVQGRRKRFDVLLAEHKSKTREKELLRHSDHHQQMPPLREPHPSPTKTSQELHQNSHGVTLTESKPLLPNKPKPHPPSLPRPPGCPAQHSGNAPSDSPSVHESPHPPLPAAEPASRLSSDEGECDEKEEPVEKLDCHYSGHHPQPAAFCTFGSRQIGRGYYVFDKRWNHIRCALNFMVEKHLNSQMWKKIPPASSNTTSVRAPHRTNSMPASQYGVSAAGFLLPTTVMSSPALVSPSCMSLNSKSVPSHGTTLNANPSTLGAVDPVCSMQSRQVSSSPSTPTVLSSVPSPMPSKPQKLKSSKSFKPKESSAGSGTCNSTGSVSSSGGSGKKRKNSSALLAPSHSTESFRKNCVVNSGNSGTSYHPSVTSSSHSVGLNCMTSKANSVSLKHDQSGRGPPTGSPAESIKRMSVMMNSSDSTLSLGPFVHQSSELTVNSHSSFSHSHTSLDKLIGKKRKCSPGSSSLNSSSSSSKSNKVAKLSSVNNVHAKHTGAIPGTQGLMNNSLLHQPKARP
- the ATXN7 gene encoding ataxin-7 isoform X1; this encodes MSARAAGDVRREQRTAAAAAARQRQRQPRARPRPRPGEGGAGGGGGSGAGPAATAAAMAAVGERRSLPSPEAMLGQPWSHWVDAAKLHGNDGTALEESFKEYGKNREAMRLCREDMPIFGLCPAHDDFYLVMCNHCNQVVKPQAFQSHYERRHSSSSKPPLTPPSSSVFSIISSFPSKNKGSTGSGSNRSSSGGTSASSSSNSKLLKLPKDKLQISGNNRLMHPVQHSKVPHDKIMTPSVKVEKIHPKIDGAQLKTAVGPTCSTTVSSSIKTGLNCPSIPKPPLPSPGQILNGKGLLSVPPFLEKKPEENTNNRKFLHKRLSEREFDPDIYCGVIDVETKKPCTRSLTCKTHSLTQRRAVQGRRKRFDVLLAEHKSKTREKELLRHSDHHQQMPPLREPHPSPTKTSQELHQNSHGVTLTESKPLLPNKPKPHPPSLPRPPGCPAQHSGNAPSDSPSVHESPHPPLPAAEPASRLSSDEGECDEKEEPVEKLDCHYSGHHPQPAAFCTFGSRQIGRGYYVFDKRWNHIRCALNFMVEKHLNSQMWKKIPPASSNTTSVRAPHRTNSMPASQYGVSAAGFLLPTTVMSSPALVSPSCMSLNSKSVPSHGTTLNANPSTLGAVDPVCSMQSRQVSSSPSTPTVLSSVPSPMPSKPQKLKSSKSFKPKESSAGSGTCNSTGSVSSSGGSGKKRKNSSALLAPSHSTESFRKNCVVNSGNSGTSYHPSVTSSSHSVGLNCMTSKANSVSLKHDQSGRGPPTGSPAESIKRMSVMMNSSDSTLSLGPFVHQSSELTVNSHSSFSHSHTSLDKLIGKKRKCSPGSSSLNSSSSSSKSNKVAKLSSVNNVHAKHTGAIPGTQGLMNNSLLHQPKARP
- the ATXN7 gene encoding ataxin-7 isoform X2; the encoded protein is MSARAAGDVRREQRTAAAAAARQRQRQPRARPRPRPGEGGAGGGGGSGAGPAATAAAMAAVGERRSLPSPEAMLGQPWSHWVDAAKLHGNDGTALEESFKEYGKNREAMRLCREERRHSSSSKPPLTPPSSSVFSIISSFPSKNKGSTGSGSNRSSSGGTSASSSSNSKLLKLPKDKLQISGNNRLMHPVQHSKVPHDKIMTPSVKVEKIHPKIDGAQLKTAVGPTCSTTVSSSIKTGLNCPSIPKPPLPSPGQILNGKGLLSVPPFLEKKPEENTNNRKFLHKRLSEREFDPDIYCGVIDVETKKPCTRSLTCKTHSLTQRRAVQGRRKRFDVLLAEHKSKTREKELLRHSDHHQQMPPLREPHPSPTKTSQELHQNSHGVTLTESKPLLPNKPKPHPPSLPRPPGCPAQHSGNAPSDSPSVHESPHPPLPAAEPASRLSSDEGECDEKEEPVEKLDCHYSGHHPQPAAFCTFGSRQIGRGYYVFDKRWNHIRCALNFMVEKHLNSQMWKKIPPASSNTTSVRAPHRTNSMPASQYGVSAAGFLLPTTVMSSPALVSPSCMSLNSKSVPSHGTTLNANPSTLGAVDPVCSMQSRQVSSSPSTPTVLSSVPSPMPSKPQKLKSSKSFKPKESSAGSGTCNSTGSVSSSGGSGKKRKNSSALLAPSHSTESFRKNCVVNSGNSGTSYHPSVTSSSHSVGLNCMTSKANSVSLKHDQSGRGPPTGSPAESIKRMSVMMNSSDSTLSLGPFVHQSSELTVNSHSSFSHSHTSLDKLIGKKRKCSPGSSSLNSSSSSSKSNKVAKLSSVNNVHAKHTGAIPGTQGLMNNSLLHQPKARP